In the Balaenoptera ricei isolate mBalRic1 chromosome 1, mBalRic1.hap2, whole genome shotgun sequence genome, CAATTTAGGATTTAAATTGTCTCTATGTCAAGGACCATCTTTTCCCTGTTTCTCCAGTGCCCAGCGAGGCGCAGTCAGGATGTGTccgaggaggggaggagggggctagAGGAAGAGACCGCACCCAGCGCCCCTGCAAGGGGCCGGGGGTTTGGGCCTTCAATTCTGAAAAGGACTTCAGCCCCCTTTCCTCAGAAGATATAGCATGCACTCCTCCCTCTCCCATGCAGGGCTTCTTGCTGCAGTCCTGCGTAGATGCTCGAGGAGGAGAGTGCATCCCGGCGACACGCCTGGCGGCCGCCCCGGATCCAAAAGGAGACGCTGCGCTGCCCAAGCAACGCGCCCGCCGGGCCGCACACCCTCCGCGCCGCGCAGGCGGCCGCGGCCTCCCCTCCTGCAGTGTGGAACCTGCGCGGGGggatttattgttgttatttaacGGAAATGTGCTTGGAAGGTATAAAGTTTAGCAGCAAACTTACGTGGCGCGGTTGCGGCCGGCCGGGGTCAAGTTAGCTGCTCCGGCTCGCCCCTAGGGCTCCTCCTGCGTCTGGCTCCTTCTGCATCTGGCTCCTCCGGAAACCGACTCTTATTTAGAAGCTGAAAAGCCAGCCGATTATCAAAAGCCATCCCGTTATGGGTCGGGTTTATGAGAAACAAAACCGAAATCGAAAGGACATCATAAGGACacggctttttttttcttttccttcttttaatggAAGCAGGAACCCGAATGAAGTCGGGGAAAgacagggagacagggaggggtTCCTCCACACCTGGCTGGGTAAACCCAACTTTGTCCCTTCTCCACAGGTGGCTTAGGTGTCCTTGACCCCATGGTGAACATGGCCCAAGTAATGGTAGGATGAGAGAGTTCAACAGCCTCTCTCTCAGGGGCGTCTTTGTGAGAGAAGggatttctttattaatttttcttcacttgaaaaatgtttcatttgttcatttcctttctctttcctttttaaaaaagcggggttttttgtttttttttttttaccgcggtggttttttttccttagcaagaaaaatacgtgtgtgtataaaatCCATGATTTTATAGCCCAGACATattcactattattttgttacagcttttcttttcctttcttttactagGGTGCATCCAGATTtaggggttgggggttggggggggaggacTGTTTATAATTTGAGGGTGGATGCAAATTTGGGGGTTGAGAGTTGATTCAGATTCCTTCCATCCTGTTCTGTATCCTTTAAGGCATTGTACTTACCTACAAGTTAAAAACTTGACTGCTGCTGTTAGGGAACCAGGTTCTTTTGCTCGAGGGGCTGCAAGCCAAAACACTGAGACGCTGAGGTTTGcaacagagaaaaattttatttgtgagGCAACCCAGTGAAGAGGCAGGAGAACAAGTCTCAGGTCTGCCTCCCAGAAGGAGAGGTGGTTGGAATATTTAGGGGACAAAGAAGCAAGGTGGTCTTAGACCTTGGGGAAAGGTGATCGGAGGTGGGGAAAAGGTAAGGTAATTGGAGTTCTGTGCAGGCTTATCTGAGTTGCATGCTTCTTCATGGGACGCCTGTGCAAATTCAGGGAGATTTGGTTTGAAACAGGTCGGAGAATTTGGGGCTGTGATGACAAAATTCACCTATGGGACAAGCAAGTATATTCTGTGCAGACTCTGATCAGCCGTATTGGTTTCACCTTGTTTCAGCCAGTTTTGTTGTATTACAAGAGGAGGGATTTTCGATCTGTTCCCTTATCTGCTGTTCTGTAAGATGAGCTCAAGAATTTCTGTTAGTCACCAGTTTCTGTTACAGGTTTTTAACCCTATGGAGCAGGGTTTCACTACCACACCTGTATTTCAGACTGTAGTGAGGGAAAGCAAGGACAGGGAGAGTATAGTCTCAAAGTTCTATGGCCAAGACTCCCCAAGAGCAAGTGCTTTGACACATATTCCATATGCAGACTTATCTAGCTTCAAAAGCAGCTAGAAAAGTATAATAATCCTTAGCCAGATTGCCCTAAGTTTATTCTGTAAGATAGAATGATACCATATTTGAAGGTGCAAAGCATGTTATAATTCTAAAAGTATATGCAAAATATTGACAGATTTTTCTAGACTCCTGAGTTGAAACTTGGCAGATTCAAGACTTGAACCCAAGCTGGAAAAATTACCGTGACCCCATAATTCCTGAGCCACCGAGATTGATTTAAGGGGAGATTGAGCACATGACCTAAGGCCAGATAAagttaatcctttctcagttacCTGGATCCAagacatttctctctttttctgtatcACTCTTGGTCTTCTTCTGACTCTCTTGATCTCCTGTCTTCTGTTTTCattaactttttgttgttgtcaatGAGGGTATAAAGATGTGTGTTTCAAGATGAAGACTGTAAGGCCACTTAGGTATGTTTGGCTCTGAAACATGATATATATCATTACTTACAAAGGGGTAGAATACATTTGGAGTCTCACTTCCAGCTTCCATGGTTGTAATTGCTTCAGGAAAAATCCAATAATATTGGAAAAGGAAGAATGATTAAAATGGGTTCCTAAACTGAAGGCAGTCAATGAGACTTGATTTAACTGAAATGaagtttttttcagtttctattaATTTAACTCCAGAAAAAGTGGTCTAGCATCTTGTTTTAGAAATTGTGCTTATTTGTCACCTAGTGTACTCAGCTTTGTGTCTAGTGAAAATTCTGAGAAGAAGAGTCTCATTTTCACATACTGCTACTCAGAGTTTAGTGAAAGACCACAGCTGTGGATGGACCAGAGTTCTAAACAGCTCAAACTTGAAGCGCTTTCAGTTCAGAAATATGAGTGCAGTTCATCAGGTGAGGAAAACGTGGGTACAAAGGAAAAATAGTCCTTTGGGGATAAGATTCTTAGGCTTGGGGAGTCTAGAATTGGAGAGAGTAGCCACTGTGACAAAATGTTTGTAAAAACGAGGCAAAACTAAAAGCGCCTTGGATATTTAATGTTTGTAAAAACGAGGCAAAACTAAAAGCACCTTGGATATTGCagagaacagaaataaacaagataaaagaaTAGGCATTCAAGACTATACAAAATGTAAGGCAGTAGACCTTGATGCTTATTTGGCTATAATAAATATGTCAATTTACTCACAAGTTGGAGTGGAAGTGTATCACCTGAGGAAATTCAGCCTTAGTGTATCTGGAACATGAGGAAAAGGGAATACTGAAATTCCAGTTTTCTGCATCTGGTTTGGTGTGGTGaagacatatgtatgtgtatacctcCTTTATACATCTCCAGCACTTGTCAGGGATGGTCCATTTAATGTTGAGGAATGTTTAATTTGTCACTAGGGTGTCAGGTTTCACTGCTGAACTGATAGTGTTCAAGCTAAACTCTCTTTAGATCccatttataaaaggaaaaaagttatttctggtttaatgtttccttttattatttttggagtGTCAGAGAGTTCACATGATCAAAGTTCACAGACTTTAATACTGTTGggtaggggttggggggaaggtgtCCATTAGAGCTACCTGAAAAGAGAAAGCAGGATCTAATACAAACTGAAAGCCCCAAGTGTCTGTGCGTTCATTCACCGTAATGGAGGTCTCATTCAGTGTTGTCCGTTCCTCTAATTTTTTTGGATTTACACATACTTCACCAGGAGTATTTACCTTCTCACTCACCTCCACTACTTTTTAAGAATATTGGAGCCTAATAGTCATATCACAATTGTAGGAGTAAAGTGCAAATCTTAAACTATATAATACTGGCCCACCTAATTCCTGCATGAGAAGTGGTTTAGATGTCTATCAATTAAACTGCTACCTTCTTTTGTCTTGGTTCTTACTTGGATGTGAGGGAAATAGAAACTGCAGCCGTTACTTGACAAGGAACTACTCTGGTTAGGCACAAACTTTCTCTCTTTCAAAGTATTCCCAACTCTTCAATATACTCAGCTGAATTCTACTCCCTATTTTGTGCCCTTTGCATATACCCAGTACGTTATaatgataagaaaacaaaggaaagtcTGCTTGCTAATGAAGCCACATTTGGAAGAAAACGTGTAAATCTCTTTTTAAAGCTGTAGCTTTTCAGCTGGCTCCTTTTCTGTGCTGGCTAAGACCATAGCAGGACGTCAACACATCCCTCCCAAGATGAGCTTTTTTTCAATTCCTGGGGATGAGTTTGGCCACTTACACAATACAGAATGAGCTTAAAATCATGTGACATGAGTTCCACTTGTTGTACCACAAATCGCACAATTAATTCAGAATTTGTTTGCCTAGTAGAGCTGTGGAACGCTCTTATAGAGGCAGTTAAGAGGCCAGTTTGACCATGACTCTGAGAGGATGGGCACCATTGTCTGATGTGGTAAATAACTTAAGCCCAAAGTCATTACAGGGTGCTGTGTACCCAATAGGCATAATACATGGGTTTGGAGGCCAATGGCCCTCAGTATCATTCATTGTGACTTCTTTGGGAGAGTTTGTGCTCCTTGACCTTGAAAATCTAGGCTTGTGGTTCTAGAGGTCCTGGTTCCTAGAGAGGTGTTGTTTCCTCCAGGGGGCACACTAAGGGCGCCACTAACCCTAAAGCTATAGCTGCTGCCTGTTTTCTCTGGGCATCTTGTGCCAATAGAGCAGCAGGCACAGGAAATAGTAAACATACTAGTAGTTTATCATGATAATTGGCTTTGATCATCATGAAGAGGTAGGATTACTGCCACATTATGGGAGCAGGGAGGAATATTTTGGCTAAAGTAATAACATACAAGTCCTAAGGGCATACATGCAGCTTTTCAGACCTTGTTTTCTTTGGAAGCAGAATAAAGGCATTGATGATTTTAAATCATGATGTGGCTCGAGTTCACGTGGCCGCGGGGTCGGACTGAGGATCTCTCCtttgcggcggcggcggcggccagaGAGCGAGAGTACGAAGTGCGGCAACCCGAGTCATGGCAGGACAGGCATTTAGAAAGTTTCTTCCCCTCTTTGACCGAGTATTAGTTGAAAGAAGTGCACCCGAAGTTGTAACCAAAGGAGGCATTATGCTTCCAGAAAAACTGCAAGGAAAAGTATTGCAAGCAATGGTAGTAGCTGTTGCATCAGGCTCTAAAGGAAAGGGTGGAGAGATTCAACCAGTTAGTGTGAAAGTTGGAGATAAAGTTCTTCTCCCAGAATATGGAGGCACCAAAGTAGTTCTAGATGACAAGGATTATTTCTTATTTAGAGATGGTGACATTCTTGGAAAATATGTCGACTAAAATAAGTCACTATTGAAATGGCATCACGTGAAGCTGCCCGTTCCCCCAATGGCATCACGTGAAGCTGCCACTGAAGTTCTGAAATCTTTCATCCTGTAAATAATTTCCgtgtttcttttataataaagtaatgaTATCCAAACTAATGATATTGAGTGTCTCTGAAATTTAGTTTTCTCTGTATTGATTTAAACATTcccaaataaaagtatataaatgaaaaaaaaaatcatgatgtgTTAGGAATGCATGTTTTAATTTCTGAGTTAAACAACAGACTCAATTCAATTAACAACTTCTAAACAAATAGAAGACAAATGGaggaataaaatatattcagtcTATCTGAAAGAAGATAGaggtgagagaaaaagaaatacataatagGGGGAACACAAGGAAAGTGTAAAACAATATAACATACAAAACCGAATGAAGCAGTAATGttgtaaatagaaatgaaattaatgCAACAGGTATAATGCATACTAGGTACATAATATCAATTAAAGCATATGTTATTTATGAGACACATCTAAAATATAAGCCTATGGAAGGTTAAACATAAAGAAAGGGGATTTGATACactatacaaataataaaaaaaattatagaaaacaaaaaatttagtataatataaaaacaaaagtatttaCAAGTGTTACATGAAAACAAATTATAGTGTGTGCATGTAATATATAGCAGCatataaaaatagactttaagggcAAAAGAGCCTGTCTGTAGTCATACAGAAAATTGAtgaaagtttcagttttacaggaAGACataatattgttatatttttatgtacCTTATAATATAGCTTCCAATAAATTAAGAGGAAATGGGCAGAACTAAAAGAATAGGCAAGATCACAATTTTAAGGACACACTTATCCCACTTCTGTGATTAATTGATAGAACAAGCACACAAAATCAGTAATCATATTGAAGATTTGAAGGGGATAATTAATAAATTGAACAAATGGATATTTTGTATGTTAATAACTATGATCAAACActgtataaaacatattttttcaacTTAAAGAATTAAAGTCAAGCAGAGTATACCAATTTACAATAATGCAATGTtaaaaaacaatgacaaaaagacaactggagagtcttatatatataaattaaaaattataattctaaATAACCTATAggtcaaagaaaattttattttgaaaaacataaaatattttaaaatgagcaatacTGATAATACTATATATCAAACCTTCAGGATGCAGTTAAATCACTAATGTCAGTGAAATTCATAGCCTTAAAGGCATAAGCTAGTAAAGAATTAAAGTAGAAAACAAGCTAAATATCAATCTCTACAAGTGATACAAATGCAGAGAAAGTAgaagaaaccaaaataaaaatgaaagcacacttaatgaaatagaaaaccaaTATACAATAAGAGAATCAAAGCATCCAAAATGTTGGTTCTTTATAAAACTGGTAAAGCTAGAGTGACTAATCAAGAGAAATGAGATCCATGTTCCAAATTGCTAAGAATGCAAAATGCCTCAAGAGAATATTGCTCCAATCTGAAAAACAAGAAAGGAccatataatctataaaatcatGGTTTTTAAAATCTATCACAGGTGAGGTCACAAGGCAAGAAGATAAACTGAATTCCAAAGGGTCGCAATCTCCTTTGAGAAGAGAAGCCACATAAACTTTTTAAACCTTTATCTGATTATAGAGattagaataaattaataaaattttaatggattTCTTGAAGAGTTAATGAGGGCTAGAATCCCTGAGAAACCTTGGCATAAGAGGAATCCACACATACTTGTAAAAAATTTCCACTGACCTCCATCAGGTGTTCATAAGAAATAGTAGATGTAGGGCAGGAGATATGGATACCCTTGGTTGGGCAGGCTGACTGGGTTTTCGAGGTTTGAGGTGCAGCAGGAATACCTGGAGAACCTAGGAGTATGCAGGCATTCAACAAAACCTTGCAttgagtaaacaaacaaaaaaacaaaaacaaaaacagtagtcTACCATTGGAATATGTCAAGAGCATAGAGAGAGACTGCCTACAAGACAAGTATGCAGGGTCTGCTAAAAGTTGAGGGTGGGACAGGAATACTAAGAAAATCTTTTGGTGCTTCAGGCCTTCCATTACAAACAGTGTAATGGTAGAATTCCACTGGAGGAGTGTGAAGCTTGTAGTGTACTTGATGTAGGTATAGCAACAACAATACCCAGCACAGATGAATTACTACATTGAATCAATGCCCCCCACAATCATCCTAACTGAAAAAGAGGTGTGCCATTTTTCaaacataaatattattatcTCGATATCCAATTTTTTTTACAATGCCAAGCATACAATAAATATGGAgtcaagcaaaaaacaaaacaaacaaaaaaaacataccaGTTAAAACTATGCATTATAATGAGATAAGACAAGGAGCAGAACCAAAATCAGGGATAAACCTAATGTTGAAACAATCAGACAGGGCCTTTGAAatcgttattattattatgttgaaGGATCCAGTGGAAAGGTGAATaacacacatgaaaatatgtaaacttttttaaagaatggaCACTATTAATAGAGTTAAATGGAAATCCTATAAGAGTAAAGCACAGTATCAGTGATTAAGACTTATTTTAATGGAATTAACAGAAAAGATGTGGACAAATTGGTGGAAAGGATCAAAGAAACTGAGATAGATTGATAACAATTAACCACATGGAAacacagaaataaagagaaaaaaaattataatggagTGTTCAATAGCTGAAGATGTCTCACGGGACAATGCCAAGAGGTTTATTGTGcacataattgaaaaaaataaaa is a window encoding:
- the LOC132350623 gene encoding 10 kDa heat shock protein, mitochondrial-like, giving the protein MAGQAFRKFLPLFDRVLVERSAPEVVTKGGIMLPEKLQGKVLQAMVVAVASGSKGKGGEIQPVSVKVGDKVLLPEYGGTKVVLDDKDYFLFRDGDILGKYVD